One Clostridium novyi NT genomic window carries:
- the ypeB gene encoding germination protein YpeB, producing the protein MNKKRVIYTTIVAFIVVFSTTFAFLMTLERRDYKNYLQGEYTKSMYQLIDSVKNLKGSLAKSAIVNSREANIVTFNNISKYADIANDKIHSIPVSQEYVDGTSKFLAQIGDFAHRLSRSSFENEKLTDKDYETIESLKDQADYLLIQLNQVQRDINEGKLKWGEIRKKATSKLAKSSENLASDKFKAIQNQVLQYPTLINDGPFSENTLQIKPKVTSEKEVTEQDAKNVIKKIFGENKIKNITRKDDPKSKIPSYRFGVNLNERSEGDEIVCEISKNGGHIVYLIDNRKVDKSAIDLKKAKELGSVFLDKFGYKNMKPTYTQKFDNTVTVSYVYNKENINIYPDQIKLKLALDTGEIIGIESEKYLTSHVENRNIPKPKVSKETAMSKIGKNLKVQSTKLAIIPTESNKEILCYEVAGKCKDDEFVVYINAETGYEQRILQIIKTANGELAL; encoded by the coding sequence ATGAACAAGAAAAGAGTTATATATACAACCATTGTTGCATTCATAGTTGTTTTTTCAACTACATTTGCTTTTTTAATGACATTAGAGAGAAGGGATTATAAAAATTATTTGCAAGGTGAATATACTAAAAGTATGTATCAATTAATTGATTCTGTAAAAAATCTAAAAGGTAGTCTTGCAAAGTCAGCTATAGTAAATTCTAGAGAAGCTAACATTGTAACTTTCAATAATATATCTAAATACGCTGATATTGCTAATGACAAGATACACTCAATTCCTGTATCTCAAGAATATGTAGATGGTACTAGTAAGTTTTTAGCTCAAATAGGCGATTTTGCACATAGACTTAGTAGAAGTTCTTTTGAAAATGAAAAATTAACAGATAAAGATTATGAAACAATAGAATCATTAAAGGATCAAGCGGACTATTTATTAATACAATTAAATCAAGTCCAAAGGGATATAAATGAAGGAAAATTAAAGTGGGGAGAAATAAGAAAGAAGGCTACTAGTAAATTAGCTAAGAGTTCTGAAAATCTTGCTTCTGATAAATTTAAGGCTATACAAAATCAAGTACTTCAATATCCAACTTTAATAAATGATGGACCATTTTCAGAAAATACATTACAAATAAAACCTAAAGTTACTAGTGAAAAAGAAGTAACAGAACAAGATGCAAAGAATGTTATAAAGAAAATATTTGGAGAAAATAAAATAAAGAATATAACTAGAAAAGATGATCCAAAATCTAAAATACCTTCATACAGATTTGGTGTTAACTTAAATGAAAGATCTGAAGGTGATGAAATAGTTTGTGAGATAAGTAAAAATGGAGGACACATAGTTTATCTAATAGACAATAGAAAAGTTGATAAATCAGCTATTGATTTAAAAAAAGCTAAAGAATTAGGAAGTGTATTTTTAGATAAGTTTGGTTACAAAAATATGAAACCAACTTATACACAAAAATTTGATAACACAGTAACAGTAAGTTATGTTTACAATAAAGAAAATATAAATATATACCCAGATCAAATAAAATTAAAATTGGCATTAGATACTGGAGAAATAATAGGAATAGAATCAGAAAAATATTTAACTTCTCACGTTGAGAATAGAAATATACCAAAACCTAAAGTTTCTAAGGAAACTGCCATGAGCAAGATAGGAAAAAATTTAAAAGTGCAGTCAACAAAACTTGCTATAATTCCAACAGAAAGTAATAAAGAAATTCTTTGTTATGAAGTTGCTGGTAAATGTAAAGATGATGAATTTGTTGTTTATATAAATGCTGAAACTGGTTATGAACAAAGAATATTACAAATTATAAAAACAGCCAATGGAGAACTTGCATTATAG
- the spoIIR gene encoding stage II sporulation protein R — protein sequence MKKVLAIMISLIILTGSILVISYMKADASQKSIAEKVIRFHVIANSDSTEDQALKLKVRDNVLKYISPKLKNSKSIEESREIIKENNYEINKIAVKTIEENGYTYTVKSKLSHENFPVKTYGNITLPQGNYEAYRIIIGNGQGHNWWCVMFPPLCFTDITKGDVEVKKTDEMMKKTLSKEEYELVNDDVEKNNLVFKFKIAEKIKEACKSK from the coding sequence ATGAAAAAGGTACTAGCTATTATGATTTCATTAATAATTTTAACAGGGAGCATATTAGTAATTTCATATATGAAGGCAGATGCAAGTCAAAAATCAATTGCTGAAAAAGTAATAAGATTTCATGTAATTGCAAACAGTGATTCAACAGAAGATCAAGCTTTAAAATTAAAAGTTAGAGATAATGTTTTAAAATATATATCACCAAAATTAAAAAATTCTAAAAGCATAGAAGAATCAAGAGAAATAATAAAAGAAAACAACTATGAAATAAATAAAATAGCTGTAAAAACTATAGAAGAAAATGGATACACTTATACTGTAAAATCAAAGTTATCTCATGAAAATTTTCCAGTTAAAACTTACGGGAATATAACTTTGCCTCAAGGAAATTATGAAGCATATAGAATTATAATTGGAAACGGACAAGGACATAATTGGTGGTGTGTAATGTTTCCTCCATTATGTTTTACAGATATAACAAAGGGTGATGTAGAAGTTAAGAAAACCGATGAAATGATGAAGAAAACACTATCAAAAGAAGAATATGAACTTGTAAATGATGATGTTGAAAAAAATAACTTAGTATTTAAATTTAAAATTGCTGAAAAGATAAAAGAAGCTTGTAAGTCAAAATAA
- a CDS encoding Ger(x)C family spore germination protein has protein sequence MKYKKIIFFTLVLSCCLLTGCWDKVEIERKSFISTIAVDVGKSISKQDELKKIKSDKIFNESEYKKLNITFGFPNISELGPTDSGAATEQIISTDAFSMQDSINELASKTSRIIYTGHSKLLLLSNEVIQYPEVFKEIVDFFERQADINRMMFVVVVNGKAQDYVKFVPSMEKNIQTYISGLMENSSNNSSILPVTLNDMLICLYNNKSIAIPSLEFDKDDKSKLNISGMALIKDYKIDGYLTPDETSSLDILRGEIKGGKETILKNGHPIEFEVGGVKRRIKIVDSNNIKKLNVRIDVSLEGQLKGYSVSENLFNYEELENIQQDFGHVIERKCEKVARILQEQHPIDLIGLKDYCEKFHPDLYKKIGDNWDEVYKNANIDVNVTVHARRVGITK, from the coding sequence ATGAAGTATAAAAAGATTATATTTTTTACACTAGTGTTATCATGTTGCTTATTAACTGGATGTTGGGATAAAGTTGAGATAGAGAGAAAGAGTTTTATATCTACAATTGCAGTAGATGTAGGGAAAAGTATAAGTAAACAAGATGAGCTTAAAAAGATAAAATCAGATAAAATATTTAATGAATCAGAATATAAAAAACTTAATATAACCTTTGGATTCCCTAATATAAGCGAACTTGGGCCTACAGATTCTGGGGCAGCCACAGAACAAATTATATCTACAGATGCTTTTTCTATGCAAGACTCTATAAATGAACTAGCGTCAAAAACCAGTAGAATAATATATACAGGACATTCTAAATTGCTTTTATTGAGCAATGAAGTAATACAATATCCTGAAGTATTTAAAGAAATTGTAGACTTTTTTGAAAGGCAAGCAGACATAAACAGAATGATGTTTGTAGTAGTGGTTAATGGAAAAGCACAAGATTATGTTAAATTTGTACCTAGTATGGAGAAGAATATACAGACTTATATAAGTGGGCTTATGGAAAATAGCAGTAATAATTCTTCTATACTACCAGTTACTTTAAATGATATGTTAATATGCCTTTATAATAATAAAAGTATAGCTATTCCAAGCTTAGAATTTGATAAAGATGATAAGAGTAAATTAAATATATCAGGAATGGCCTTAATTAAAGATTATAAAATTGATGGATATTTAACACCAGATGAAACATCATCTCTAGATATTTTAAGAGGAGAAATAAAAGGTGGAAAAGAGACTATACTTAAAAATGGTCATCCAATAGAATTTGAAGTTGGAGGCGTAAAAAGAAGAATAAAAATCGTTGATTCTAATAATATAAAAAAATTAAATGTTAGAATTGATGTAAGTTTAGAAGGACAATTAAAGGGATATAGTGTTTCAGAAAACCTTTTTAACTATGAAGAGTTAGAGAACATTCAGCAGGATTTTGGTCATGTAATAGAAAGAAAATGTGAAAAGGTAGCTAGAATTTTACAAGAACAACATCCTATAGATTTGATAGGATTAAAGGATTATTGTGAAAAGTTTCATCCTGATTTATATAAGAAGATAGGAGATAATTGGGATGAAGTTTACAAAAATGCTAACATAGATGTAAATGTAACCGTTCATGCAAGAAGAGTTGGTATAACAAAATAA
- a CDS encoding GerAB/ArcD/ProY family transporter produces MKKNNIISTYDLFISMVITVAGTSIFAYPRILGEKVGTDGWIVIILTGLLVVPALYIVKKSIEVNGYKKFTNMLEDNFGKIFGKVIALVVILSAMLIISMEMRVFTEVLKMYLLKRTPSEFIIILVILVGAFLVRGEIESVIRFNEIAFWLMFLPILVAILFVLKGSDFTNIFPVLTHKPIDYLSGIKNSVFAFLGFQIVYVLYPLVKEKRNIMNITYKSLGFIVIFYIIVAVTTVIVFSKSYISQLLWPTITMLSTVDIPGTFVERWEGAIMAFWFIFFFTTYINLYYFSSEVVKDVFHLEDIKVSLIIVTPIIYLLSLYPENIAEVYRIKERFSPYIGLGIMVILPLLLLIIGTIKSRRVKNEV; encoded by the coding sequence ATGAAAAAAAATAATATTATAAGCACATATGATTTATTTATATCAATGGTTATTACTGTAGCTGGTACATCTATATTTGCGTATCCAAGAATTTTAGGTGAAAAGGTTGGAACTGATGGATGGATAGTAATAATATTAACTGGATTATTAGTAGTACCGGCTCTTTACATTGTAAAAAAGTCTATTGAAGTAAATGGATATAAGAAATTTACAAATATGCTTGAAGACAATTTTGGGAAAATCTTTGGAAAAGTTATTGCTTTGGTAGTAATACTAAGTGCCATGTTAATAATTTCAATGGAAATGAGAGTTTTTACAGAAGTTTTAAAAATGTATCTTTTAAAGAGGACACCTTCTGAATTTATAATTATATTAGTTATTTTAGTAGGTGCATTTTTAGTAAGGGGAGAAATTGAAAGTGTAATAAGATTTAATGAAATAGCCTTTTGGTTAATGTTTTTGCCTATTTTGGTGGCTATTTTATTTGTTTTAAAAGGATCTGACTTTACAAATATATTTCCGGTTTTAACTCACAAGCCCATAGATTATTTAAGTGGAATCAAAAATAGTGTATTTGCATTTTTAGGGTTTCAAATTGTGTATGTGTTGTATCCTTTAGTTAAAGAAAAAAGAAATATAATGAACATAACATATAAATCTTTAGGATTTATAGTAATTTTCTATATTATAGTGGCGGTAACTACGGTAATTGTATTTTCTAAATCATATATTTCACAGTTGTTATGGCCAACTATAACCATGTTATCAACTGTAGATATTCCTGGAACTTTTGTTGAGCGATGGGAAGGTGCAATTATGGCATTTTGGTTCATATTTTTCTTTACTACATATATAAATTTGTATTACTTTAGTTCAGAAGTGGTGAAGGATGTATTTCATTTAGAAGATATAAAAGTTTCATTAATAATTGTAACTCCTATTATATATTTATTATCTTTATATCCAGAAAATATAGCAGAGGTTTATAGAATAAAAGAAAGGTTTTCTCCATATATAGGGCTAGGCATTATGGTAATATTGCCTCTTTTATTACTTATAATTGGAACTATAAAATCAAGGAGAGTCAAAAATGAAGTATAA
- a CDS encoding spore germination protein, with the protein MKEKVDKTISSNIEKNIEYIKNLLENNSDIIYRQFKFSHFKTAIIYIDGMVDRDLLNDYVLESFMEGNQKIEDFNDIKDRILTVSDLKEIDDLYEGISSILSGDTLLLVDGFNVACVISSRSWPARGIGEPSGETTIRGSRDGFSETIRFNTALVRRRVKDTRLRMESKVVGIRSKTDLAITYIDDIVNVGVLEELKRRLDKIDIDAILDSGYIEQLIEDDCLSPFPQVQSTERPDVVAAALYEGRVAVLVDNSPFAIIVPATMPNLLQSPDDYYQRWINSSIIRLLRTLAIIMCITFPALYIAITSFHTSIIPARLAYSIAASREGVPFPAFVEAIIMEISFDLLLEAVVRLPRPIGATIGIVGGLIIGQSAVSAGIVSPIMIIVVSITAITEFITPNYGVTTGLRITRVFLTICSAIVGLYGIILGLIVVLVHLIKLKSFGIPYLAPVVNPDITDFKDVFLRLPLKWFKKRPVYMNTQDKTRQE; encoded by the coding sequence TTGAAGGAGAAGGTAGATAAAACTATATCTAGTAATATTGAAAAGAATATTGAGTACATAAAAAATTTACTTGAAAATAACTCAGATATAATATACAGACAGTTTAAATTTAGTCATTTTAAAACAGCCATAATATATATAGATGGAATGGTAGATAGGGATTTATTAAATGATTATGTTCTCGAAAGTTTTATGGAAGGAAACCAAAAAATAGAGGACTTTAATGACATAAAAGATAGAATACTCACTGTATCTGACTTAAAAGAAATAGATGATTTATATGAAGGTATTTCAAGTATTTTAAGTGGAGATACTTTGCTTTTGGTAGATGGTTTTAATGTAGCCTGTGTTATAAGTTCACGTTCCTGGCCAGCAAGGGGCATTGGGGAACCTTCAGGAGAAACCACAATTAGAGGCTCTAGAGATGGATTTTCTGAAACCATAAGATTTAATACTGCATTGGTTAGAAGAAGGGTCAAAGATACAAGGCTTAGAATGGAATCTAAAGTTGTTGGAATTAGATCTAAAACGGATTTAGCAATTACTTATATAGATGATATAGTCAATGTTGGAGTTTTAGAAGAGCTTAAAAGGAGACTGGATAAAATAGATATTGACGCAATACTTGATAGTGGATACATAGAACAGCTCATAGAAGATGATTGTTTATCTCCATTTCCACAAGTGCAAAGTACAGAAAGGCCAGATGTAGTTGCGGCAGCTTTATATGAAGGAAGAGTAGCAGTTCTTGTGGATAACTCACCATTTGCTATTATTGTACCTGCTACAATGCCTAATTTATTGCAGTCACCTGATGATTACTATCAAAGATGGATAAATTCATCAATTATAAGATTACTTAGAACACTTGCAATAATTATGTGTATAACATTTCCGGCACTTTATATTGCAATAACTTCTTTCCATACATCCATTATTCCAGCAAGGCTTGCATATTCTATAGCAGCATCAAGAGAGGGAGTTCCGTTCCCGGCATTTGTTGAAGCTATAATAATGGAAATTAGTTTTGATTTGCTGTTAGAGGCAGTAGTCAGGTTGCCGAGACCTATAGGAGCAACAATAGGTATTGTTGGAGGTTTGATTATAGGACAATCGGCAGTAAGTGCAGGAATTGTAAGTCCAATAATGATAATAGTTGTAAGTATAACAGCTATTACTGAATTTATAACTCCTAACTATGGAGTAACTACGGGACTTAGGATAACCAGAGTATTTTTAACTATATGTTCTGCTATAGTTGGACTTTATGGAATAATATTAGGACTTATTGTAGTATTAGTTCATTTAATAAAATTAAAAAGTTTTGGTATTCCATATTTAGCTCCAGTTGTTAACCCTGATATAACAGATTTTAAAGATGTATTTTTAAGATTACCATTAAAATGGTTTAAAAAAAGACCTGTGTATATGAATACGCAAGATAAAACTAGACAGGAATAG
- a CDS encoding CLC_0170 family protein, whose translation MKVINLFTKYFLALLLIQGFIGVVLDSTSFKNAGMNSASRKARFVGKWAMILGAILYILRWVVVS comes from the coding sequence GTGAAAGTTATAAATTTATTTACTAAATATTTTTTAGCATTGCTATTAATTCAAGGATTTATTGGAGTTGTGTTAGATTCAACAAGTTTTAAAAACGCTGGTATGAATAGTGCATCTAGAAAGGCGAGATTTGTAGGAAAGTGGGCTATGATACTAGGAGCAATTTTATATATATTAAGGTGGGTAGTTGTGAGTTAG
- the ispE gene encoding 4-(cytidine 5'-diphospho)-2-C-methyl-D-erythritol kinase encodes MFFRAYAKINISLDVVGKREDDYHLLEMIMQRIELYDILEVTKNKTGINIKCNKSYVPLDERNLVYKAAKLFLDTYNLKGGVDFNIIKNIPVSAGLAGGSSDAATTLLAMRELYNIDVSDDELCKLGLKIGADVPYCIKGGTALCEGIGEKVTNLKGFKGHILVLVKPKFGVSTKEVYKSLDINKIYRHPNTEGLIKAVENNDLRYVSENMRNVLENVTLKKHTIIKEIKEKMIRSGALGSMMSGSGPSVFGFFDDMLKAQRCYEYFKSKYNDVYITRTI; translated from the coding sequence ATGTTTTTTAGAGCATATGCTAAAATAAATATATCATTAGATGTAGTAGGTAAAAGAGAAGATGATTATCATCTACTAGAGATGATAATGCAAAGAATAGAATTATATGATATTTTAGAAGTGACAAAAAATAAAACAGGAATCAATATAAAATGTAATAAAAGTTATGTTCCTTTAGATGAAAGAAATTTAGTTTATAAAGCTGCAAAGTTATTTCTAGATACATACAATTTAAAAGGTGGCGTAGACTTTAATATAATTAAAAATATACCAGTTTCAGCTGGGCTTGCTGGAGGAAGTTCTGATGCTGCAACAACTCTTTTAGCCATGAGAGAGTTATACAATATAGATGTAAGTGATGATGAACTTTGCAAACTAGGATTAAAAATTGGTGCAGATGTTCCATATTGTATAAAAGGCGGTACAGCTTTATGTGAAGGTATTGGAGAAAAGGTTACAAATCTTAAAGGATTTAAAGGACATATATTAGTTTTGGTTAAGCCTAAATTTGGTGTGTCAACTAAAGAAGTATATAAAAGCCTTGATATAAATAAAATATATAGACATCCAAATACAGAAGGATTAATAAAAGCAGTAGAAAATAATGATTTGAGATATGTAAGTGAAAACATGAGAAATGTTTTAGAAAATGTAACATTAAAAAAACATACCATAATAAAAGAAATAAAAGAAAAGATGATTAGAAGTGGAGCCTTAGGTTCTATGATGAGTGGAAGTGGCCCATCTGTTTTTGGATTTTTCGATGATATGTTAAAGGCACAAAGGTGCTATGAATATTTTAAAAGTAAATATAATGATGTATATATTACTAGAACTATATAA
- a CDS encoding DUF3794 and LysM peptidoglycan-binding domain-containing protein, producing MAMELIKESIEYNQLLGKEIIDNVVKEEYVIPDIQPDVEKILMLDAKPKITSKEVMQNKVYIEGQMICNVLYLATVDEGKEIFNVIYTKDFSTYADMDGAKADMDCTLDCNIEHIECNIINERKIVIEGIIQIEAAVYKKYEFEVIKDVDSLDDIQLLKNPSSIDKIVARPTGELLSKAHIQVPMDKPEIGKVLNCDVRVHKSDVKLLEGKIQVEAFTQIQVLYKAADSKELCTLKEDIYVNDEVECLDVTEFMQSNTEFVIDDVSFDVKEDDLGENRIIDLEALIKSETKIISKEQIDMIEDAYSPSKMLKMDKKAYDLNAMLGQNNTEIMVKENIDVNGAKPTEVIMALGNMFITDKKIVEDKVLVDGLLNVNILYKTEDEQDNIAVISEEIPFSAGVDVPGSKIDMECIAKVSLENLEAGVEAGTIAIKALGKVYSNVNYITHKEFLVDIEPLEDEVVDKKASITIYVVQDGDTLWKIAKRYCTTVEDLIKINGLESENINVGDKMIIPGRAII from the coding sequence ATGGCTATGGAATTGATAAAAGAGAGTATAGAATATAATCAACTATTAGGAAAAGAAATTATCGATAATGTTGTAAAAGAGGAGTACGTTATACCAGATATACAACCAGATGTGGAAAAGATATTGATGCTCGACGCTAAACCAAAAATAACTAGTAAAGAAGTTATGCAAAATAAGGTTTATATAGAAGGTCAAATGATTTGTAACGTACTTTATTTAGCTACCGTAGATGAAGGAAAAGAAATCTTTAATGTAATTTATACAAAGGATTTTTCAACATATGCAGATATGGATGGTGCAAAAGCCGATATGGATTGCACATTGGATTGTAATATTGAACATATAGAATGTAACATAATCAATGAAAGAAAAATAGTTATAGAAGGAATCATACAAATAGAAGCTGCTGTTTATAAAAAATATGAATTTGAAGTTATAAAGGATGTAGATTCATTAGATGATATTCAGTTATTAAAGAATCCATCTTCAATTGATAAAATAGTGGCTAGACCTACAGGGGAATTATTGAGTAAGGCTCATATTCAAGTGCCTATGGATAAACCTGAAATAGGTAAAGTTCTTAATTGTGATGTTAGAGTTCATAAAAGTGATGTTAAGTTATTAGAAGGAAAGATACAAGTTGAGGCATTTACTCAAATACAAGTATTGTATAAAGCTGCTGACAGTAAAGAACTTTGCACTTTAAAAGAAGATATATATGTAAATGATGAAGTGGAATGTTTAGACGTAACTGAATTTATGCAAAGTAATACTGAATTTGTTATAGATGATGTTTCTTTTGATGTTAAAGAAGATGATCTAGGAGAAAATCGTATTATAGATTTAGAAGCTCTAATAAAGTCTGAAACTAAGATTATAAGTAAAGAGCAAATAGATATGATAGAAGATGCTTATTCTCCTTCAAAAATGTTAAAGATGGACAAAAAAGCATACGATCTTAATGCTATGCTAGGTCAAAACAATACTGAGATTATGGTTAAAGAAAATATAGATGTGAATGGAGCTAAACCAACAGAAGTTATAATGGCATTAGGAAATATGTTTATAACAGATAAAAAAATAGTTGAAGATAAAGTTTTAGTTGATGGATTATTAAATGTTAATATACTATATAAAACTGAAGATGAACAAGATAACATTGCTGTAATTAGTGAAGAAATTCCATTTAGTGCAGGTGTAGACGTACCTGGGTCTAAAATAGATATGGAGTGTATTGCAAAGGTTAGCTTAGAAAACTTAGAGGCTGGAGTTGAAGCAGGAACTATTGCTATAAAAGCATTAGGAAAAGTTTATAGTAATGTTAATTACATTACACATAAAGAATTTTTAGTTGATATAGAACCATTGGAAGATGAAGTTGTGGATAAAAAGGCTAGTATAACAATATATGTTGTACAAGATGGTGATACATTGTGGAAAATAGCTAAAAGATATTGTACAACTGTGGAAGATTTAATAAAAATAAATGGTCTTGAAAGTGAAAATATAAATGTAGGGGATAAGATGATTATTCCTGGCAGAGCAATTATATAA
- a CDS encoding Veg family protein has protein sequence MEGRNVLASIKDKMDDHVGEKVTLKANNGRRKIVVNSGVLEKTYPSIFLVRLQDDTQRTVTYSYSDVLTKTVQIDFAG, from the coding sequence ATGGAAGGAAGAAATGTATTAGCGTCCATAAAGGATAAGATGGATGATCATGTAGGAGAGAAAGTGACGCTAAAAGCTAACAACGGAAGAAGAAAGATTGTAGTAAATAGCGGAGTGCTAGAAAAGACATACCCAAGTATCTTTCTTGTTAGATTACAAGACGACACCCAAAGGACGGTCACATATAGCTACTCAGATGTTTTGACAAAAACAGTTCAAATAGACTTCGCAGGATAA
- the yabG gene encoding sporulation peptidase YabG encodes MKVGDLVVRKSYGKDITFKIIDIKNANGKYLYVLKGINMRIIADSPMEDLEFATDEFVTKKQMTFDKKVNNRIRNILIERNAGNKYRSVDEKRGKSKTQKSSKKEEANMLFGRPGRVLHIDGDPEYLDLCLKTYKQLSVEAVGYVIAEKEQPIRVPELVANIKPDIVVVTGHDAIIKGATEYMDLSNYKNSKYFVQTVQKLRKYEPNYDDLVIFAGACQSCYEAILDAGANFASSPNRVLIHCLDPVFICEKIAYTNVGKVVSIHDVVYNTITGVEGVGGLETRGKYREGFPKSKYS; translated from the coding sequence GTGAAAGTTGGGGATTTAGTAGTAAGGAAATCTTATGGAAAAGATATTACTTTTAAAATAATAGATATAAAAAATGCAAATGGGAAATATTTATATGTACTTAAAGGCATTAACATGAGGATAATAGCAGATTCTCCAATGGAAGATTTGGAGTTTGCAACAGATGAATTTGTAACTAAAAAACAAATGACTTTTGATAAGAAGGTTAATAATCGAATTAGGAATATTCTCATTGAAAGAAATGCTGGTAATAAATATAGATCTGTAGATGAAAAAAGAGGAAAAAGTAAAACTCAGAAATCTTCTAAAAAAGAAGAAGCAAACATGCTATTTGGGAGACCAGGAAGAGTACTTCACATAGATGGTGATCCTGAATATTTAGATTTATGTTTGAAAACATATAAACAATTAAGTGTTGAGGCCGTTGGATATGTTATAGCTGAAAAAGAGCAACCTATTCGAGTACCGGAGTTAGTAGCCAATATAAAACCTGATATTGTTGTTGTAACTGGACATGATGCTATTATAAAAGGAGCTACTGAATACATGGATTTAAGTAACTATAAAAATTCTAAATATTTTGTACAAACCGTTCAAAAACTTAGAAAATATGAACCAAACTATGATGATTTAGTTATATTTGCAGGTGCTTGTCAATCATGTTATGAGGCCATATTAGATGCAGGAGCAAACTTTGCAAGTTCACCAAATAGGGTGCTTATTCATTGTTTAGATCCTGTTTTTATTTGCGAAAAGATAGCCTATACAAATGTAGGAAAAGTAGTTTCTATACATGATGTTGTTTATAATACCATAACTGGTGTTGAGGGAGTGGGAGGCTTAGAGACAAGGGGGAAGTATAGAGAAGGGTTTCCTAAGTCGAAATATTCCTAA
- a CDS encoding CotS family spore coat protein has protein sequence MMREFEIERQFDIRIESIKPNKGVYFLKTNKGNKCLKRINYGVQKLWFVYGAKEHLINHGFTTVDKYSLNVEGDPYAIVNEDIYTLSEWIEGRECDFHNDDDIRKAAKALANMHIASKDYDPPENSKLKTDLGRWPHLMEKRVKALDKMRNMARKKNRKGDFDLNYIKTMDFYKKLGIRALNVLNSSKYMDICAYTEAQKTFCHHDFTYHNIIIDNDDRVNVIDFDYCKREVRVYDISNFITKVLKRRDWNIDCAKIIIDSYNEVSPLNEDEYKVLFAFLLFPQRFWRLGNRYYYNEVNWATNTFNRKIENLISEQDKYMKFIEDFKEVYNQKEDI, from the coding sequence ATGATGAGGGAGTTTGAAATAGAAAGACAATTTGATATTAGAATTGAAAGTATAAAGCCAAATAAAGGAGTATATTTTTTAAAAACTAATAAAGGAAATAAGTGCCTTAAAAGAATAAACTATGGTGTTCAAAAGTTATGGTTTGTTTATGGAGCTAAAGAGCATCTTATAAATCATGGATTTACAACTGTGGACAAATATAGTTTAAATGTAGAGGGTGATCCTTATGCAATAGTTAATGAGGACATATATACATTATCTGAATGGATTGAAGGTAGAGAGTGTGATTTCCATAATGATGATGATATAAGAAAAGCAGCAAAAGCTCTTGCAAATATGCATATAGCTTCAAAGGACTATGATCCACCTGAAAATAGCAAGTTAAAAACAGACCTTGGAAGATGGCCACATCTTATGGAAAAAAGGGTTAAGGCTTTAGATAAGATGAGAAATATGGCTAGAAAGAAAAATAGAAAAGGTGATTTTGATTTAAATTATATTAAGACAATGGATTTTTACAAGAAGCTTGGTATAAGGGCTTTAAATGTTTTAAATAGTTCAAAATATATGGATATATGTGCATATACAGAGGCTCAAAAAACATTCTGTCATCACGATTTTACTTATCACAATATAATTATAGACAATGATGATCGTGTAAATGTTATAGATTTTGATTATTGTAAGAGAGAAGTTAGAGTTTATGATATTTCAAACTTTATAACAAAGGTACTTAAAAGAAGAGATTGGAATATAGATTGTGCAAAGATAATTATAGATTCTTATAATGAAGTAAGTCCTTTAAATGAGGATGAATATAAGGTATTATTTGCATTTTTATTATTTCCACAACGTTTCTGGAGACTTGGAAATAGATATTATTATAATGAAGTTAATTGGGCAACTAATACTTTCAATAGAAAAATAGAAAATTTAATATCAGAACAAGATAAGTATATGAAGTTTATTGAAGATTTTAAAGAAGTATACAATCAAAAAGAAGATATATGA